The following nucleotide sequence is from Streptomyces brevispora.
TCCGCCCGCGAGCGTGAGGTTGTCCTCGCCGACCATGAAGGCGGAGGCGTACGCCACTTCGCCCCATGCGGTGATGAAGGAGTAGAACGCGGTGACGGCGAGACCGGGCTTGGCCAGCGGCAGGATGAGCCGCCAGAACGTGCCGAACGGGGTGAGCCCGTCGACCTGCCCCGACTCGTCGATCTCACGCGGGATGGTGTCGAAGAAGCCCTTCATCATCCAGGCGCAGAACGGCACCGAGATGGTGAGGTAGGTGATGACCAGACCGGCCGGCTGATTGAGCAGCCCCATGCTCGCCATGATGTTGTAGATCGGCACGATGAGGACGGCGACCGGGAACATCTGGGTGATCAGCAGCGTCCACATCAGGCCGCGCTTGCCGGGGAACCGGAAGCGGCTGACGGCGTAGCCGGTGGAGGCGGAGATGATGACGCCGATGAGTGTGGTGAGCCCCGCGACGATCAGGGAGTTGCCGAACCAGGTCAGGAACTTCGTGTTCTGGATCAGGTTTGTGTAGTTCTTGAACGTCGTCTCTTTGAAGAAGTCCGTGGTGGTCGCCAATTCGGCCGGCTTCAGCGAGGTGAGCAGCACCCAGAGCACGGGGAAGACAGCGATCACGGACGCGACGACGAGCGTCAGGTGCAGTGCGGTGGAGGCCAGCGGCGAACGCTCGCCGCGCATCCTGACCTTGGGCGCGGAGTGCCGCGTGGTGGGGATGGTGGTCACCAGTCGTCTCCCTGGGTGCGCAGGACTCGCCGGTAGATGGCGGCGAAGATCAGCAGGAGTACGAGGATCAGCACGCCCCAGGTGGAGGACTGCGCGAAGTCGCGCGGACTGATCTCGAAGGAGAACTTGTACGCCTGCGTCACCAGGATCTGGGTGGCGTCGCCGGGCCCGCCGCCTGTGAGCAGGAAGATCACCGGGAACATGTTGAAGGTCCAGATGGTGGAGAGCAGGATCACGGTCGTGGAGACCGGCCGCAGTCCGGGCAGCGTGATGTGGCGGAAGCGCTGCCAGGCGGTGGCGCCGTCCATCTCGGCGGCCTCGTAGTGCTCGCTGGGGATGGACTGGAGCCCGCCGAGGAGGGCGACCATCATGAACGGCACTCCGAGCCACACGTTGACGGCGATGACCGAGAGCTTCGCCCAGGTGGGGTCGTTCAGCCAGGGGATGCCGTCGATCCCGGCGCCGGAGAGGATCTTGTTGAGCAGCCCGCGGTCCTCGTTGTAGAGGAAACGCCAGGCGAAGACGGAGACGAAGCCGGGGATGGCCCAGGGCAGGATGAGCGCCATCCGGTACGCGGAACGCCCGGCGATCCGGCGGTTGAGGATGTTGGCGAGGGCCATCCCGAGACTGAAGGTGATGGCCACACAGGAGACCGTCCACACCAGGGTCCAGCCGAGCGTGCCGAGGAACTGATCGCCGGTGAGGGCGTCGGCGTAGTTGTCCAGACCCACGAACTTGTACGTCGCGGGGATGTGGTTGACGCCGATGGACCGTGCGACGTTGCGCTCGTTGGCGTCGGTCAGTGACAGGTAGATGCCGCGGACCAGCGGGTACCCGATGATGACGCCGATCACGATGACGACCGGGGCGACCATGGTCCAGGCGTACCAGTGGGTCGACAGAGCCCGCCGGAGCCTGCTCGGGGGCTGGGGGTTACCAGTACCGCGGCTCCGGCCGCGGGCGACGATGTCGTCGCCCGCGGCCTTCGCCACCGACTGGCTGGTGTGGACAGCCATCAGTCGGCCTGCCTTCCTGAGTTACTTCCAGCCCTTGAGGAGCTTGCGGTAGGAGTCGCCGGTCGTCTTGGCAGCCTTCTCCGGCGTGGTCTGTCCGGTGAGGACCTTGGTGTACTCGGTGACGAGCGGCGCGAACAGGCTGCCGGTCTCCGGGATCCAGGGGCGCTCGACGGCGCTCTCGACGACCGGCTTGAAGAAGCCGACGATCTCGTTGTCGACGACGCTCTCCTGCGCGTAGGCCGAGGTGCGGGTCGGCAGGAGGTTGAGCTCCTTGGTGACCTGGGCCTGGGTCTTGACGGAGGTCATGTAGTCGACGAACGCGTAGGAGGCGTCGAGGTTCTTGGAACCGGCGTAGACGGCCAGGTTGTGACCGCCCTGCGGGGCACCCTGCGCGACGGAGCCGGCCGGGACCGGGGCGACGCCCAGGTTGGTCTTGTCCTTGAACTCCTTGCCGGCGTAGGTGTCGGCGACGGCCCACGGGCCGTTGATCATCATCGCGACCTTGCCGTCCTTGAAGGACGACTGCATGTTCTCCCAGCCGTCCGTCGCGTCGGTCTTGGCGGCGCCCGAGTCGACGAGGTCCTTGACGACCTTCATCGCCTTGACGCCGGCCGGGTTGTCGATGGTGACGGACTGGCTGGAGGCGTCGACCATGTCGCCGCCCTCGCCGTACAGGAAGGACAGGAACCAGTACGCGTCGTCGCCGCGCAGGTAGAAGCCGGGGTTGCCGGTCTTGTCCTTGATCTTCTTGGAGACGGTCTTCAGCTCGGCGACGGTCTTGGGGACCTCGACGCCGGCGGCCTTGAAGATCTTCTTGTTGTAGAAGATGCCCATGGAGTCGATGACCTGCGGCACCGCGTACGTCTTGTCCTTGTACTTGGTGGACGCGGCGGCCTGCTTCAGGAAGTCGTCCGCCTTCTGGAGGGCGGGGGTGCCGTCCAGCGGGGCGAGGTAGCCGAGGTCGGCGAACTCGGGCGTCCACGCGACCTCGGAGCGGATCACGTCGGGGGCGCCGGAGCCGGACTGCGCAGCGTTCTTGAACTTGTTCTGCGCCTCGCCGAAGGGAACGTTGACGTACTTGACGTCGACCTTCGGGTGCTTCTTCTCGAAGCCTTCGGCGATCTTCTTGAAGACCTTGTCCTCGCTGCCCGCGGTGGAGGTGTCCCACCACGTCACGGTGCCCGAGAGCTCGCCCGAGCTCTTGCTGGCGTCGTTGGACTTGTCGTCATCGCTGCCGCAGGCGGTCGCCGCGAGCGCCAGGGCCGCAACCAGGGCGGTGGCCGTTATGCCACGTCGCATCTGAACTCCTTCAACTTCCGTACCGCTCCGTCGCGGCGCCGGGTCGACGTGAACGTAACAAGGATGAAAGAAGGCCGAAAGAGTTTGCGGAATATTTCTGCAAGCTTCGGCGATCGTTACATTCGCGTGTCCTCACGGTTGCCGTCAAGCCCCTTGACGCGAGCCCCCAACCCCTGACAAGAGCAGGCCACCGCCCGTGATTCCGCAGTGCGACGATCTGATCGCAGCCCGCAGAGCGGTCCCGCAAGGTCTTGCAAGATATTGCCGCAGCACTCCACAGGCGGGACCACAGGCGGCGCCGCCGACCGGCCCTGCGCCCGCCACCGTCCGATTCCCGCCCATGGTGGGCAATCCGACCCGCTCCCGGTACAGTCCAGTCCCATGACCGCACGGCTTGCCGATATCGCAACTCAGGCGGGGGTCAGCGAAGCGACGGTCAGCCGTGTACTGAACGGCAAGCCCGGTGTCGCTGCGGCCACCCGCGAATCAGTCCTTGCGGCACTCGACGTCCTCGGCTACGAACGGCCGGTACGGCTGCGCAGGCGCAGCGCGGGCCTGGTCGGCCTGATCACGCCCGAGCTGGAGAACCCCATCTTCCCGGCGCTCGCCCAGGTCATCGGCCAGGCGCTGACCCGGCAGGGCTACACCCCGGTACTGGCGACCCAGACCCCCGGCGGCTCCACCGAGGACGAGCTGACCGAAATGCTGGTCGACCGCGGCGTCTCGGGAATCATCTTCGTCTCCGGACTGCACGCCGACACCTCGGCCGATATGCAGCGCTACGAGCAACTGCGCGCCCAGGGTGTCCCCTTCGTACTGGTTAACGGTTTCTCGCCCAAGGTGCAGGCGCCGTTCATCTCACCGGACGACCGGGCGGCGATGCGGCTGGCGGTGACGCATCTGGTGTCGCTGGGCCACACCCGGATCGGACTGGCGGTCGGCCCGAAGCGGTTCGTCCCGGTGGTCCGCAAGATCGAGGGCTTCCACGCCACGATGCAGGAGCAGTTGAACCTCACCCCGGACGAGGTGGAGGAGCTGATCCAGCACTCTCTGTACACGCTGGAGGGCGGCCAGGCGGCCGCCTCGGCGCTGATGGAGCGGGGCTGCACGGCGGTGGTGTGCGCGAGCGACATGATGGCGCTCGGTGCCATCCGTGCTGCTCGCAGGCTCTCCAGGGACGTGCCGCGCGATCTGTCGGTGGTCGGTTACGACGACTCTCCACTCATAGCGTTCACCGATCCGCCGCTGACCACGATCCGGCAGCCTGTGACGGCGATGGGTCAGGCCGCGGTGCGCACGCTCCTCGAGGAGATCGGCGGCACTCCCGCCCCGCACAGCGAGTTCGTGTTCATGCCCGAGCTGGTCGTGCGCGGCTCGACAGCCGCGGGTCCCGGACCGGGCGCTCCCCTCGGCGCCCCGCCCGCCCAAGGATCCCACGCGCACCGGTAGCCCGCAGGTCGTGAGGTCCCTCGCCCGCAGGACCCGCAACCCGCTCCCGGCCGGAGGGTCATCGGGCGGAGGGGGCGAATCTGGCAGACTCTGTGCCTATGGGTGAATTGAGCGCTAAACCGCAGGAAGGCCACATGGAGGCCAGCCCGTCACCCATCGTGAACGAGGCGGCTCCCGAGGCGGACACGGGACGACACGGCGACGTGAACCGGATGGGTCGACTGCTCGACCACGGCCTGGCGGGACTGCGCTCCCCGCGGTCCCCTCGAAGGCCACGCCTCTGGTTCGAAATCGCGCTGATCGCGGTCAGTTACTGGCTGTACTCACTGGTGCGCAACGCCGTCCCCGAGCAGAAGGCGGCGGCCCTGGCCAACGCCGACTGGATCTGGTCGGTCGAACGGTTCCTGGGCATTGCCGTGGAGCAGTCGATCAACCACGCGGTGAACTCCGCGACATGGCTGATCGTGTCGATGAACTACTACTACGCGACACTGCACTTCATCGTGACCATCGGCGTGCTCGTGTGGCTGTTCCGCCGCCACCCCGGCCGCTACGCGGCGGCCCGTCTGGCCCTGTTCGCGACCACGGCGACCGCACTGGCCGGCTACTACTTCTTCCCGCTGGCGCCGCCCCGGCTGATGAACGGGGGTAAGTTCATCGACACGGTCATGGTCCACCACACCTGGGGTTCGATGGCTTCGGGCAACTTCAAGAACATGTCGAACCAGTACGCGGCGATGCCGTCGATGCACATCGGCTGGTCGCTCTGGTGCGGCCTGACCGTCTTCGCCCTGGCCTCCACCTCCTGGGTACGGGTCCTGGGTCTGCTCTACCCGACGGCCACCCTGCTCGTGATCGTGTCGACCGCGAACCACTTCTGGCTGGACGCGGTGGGCGGCATGACCTGTCTGGCCTTCGGCTACGCGGTGTCGTACGCCTGGTACGGAGCACTGCCGCACCATCTGCCGAGACGGATCCCCCCGAAGGCGACCATCAGCCCACGGCTGTCGGCACTCGCGGTCCACCGGGCGAAGGCGGCGGCGGGCCGGAACTAACAGGGGCTGCTACCGAACCGGCTCGGGCAGATCAGGCCCCTCCGGCACCTGACGAACCGGGGTGGGCAAGACAAGCCCCTCCGGTACCTGGCCAACCAAGCCGGCCAGATCGAGCCCCGCACCTGACGAACCGGGTGGGCGAAACACGCCCCTCCCGCACCTGACGAACCGGGCCGGGCAGATCAAGCCCCTCCGGCGATTGAGGAGCGGGGTCCGGGGCGGAGCCCCGAAACCCAGGCACACCCGCAACCGCGCCCCGCACCCCGCGCCCCGCACCGCACCCCGCACCACCTCACGCCCCGTAGAACCGCTCGTCCACAACCGCCCTCGCCCGCCGCGTGGTCCGCCGGTAGTCGTCCAGCATGTCCCCGACATGCCCGGGCTCGTACCCCAGATACCGCCCCACCGCCGTCAGCTCCCGCGGCACGGACGGAAACGTGTCGCCCGGCCTCCCCCGCACCAGCATCACCGCGTTGCGGACCCGGGTCGCCAGCACCCACGCCTCGTCCAGCGTCTGGGCGTCCTCGTGGGAGATGAGCTCCGCCGCGGCCGCCGCGGCCAGCGCCTCACGGGTCCGGGTGGTCCGCAGCCCCGGCTCCGCCCAGCCGTGCTGCATCTGCATCAGCTGGACCGTCCACTCGACGTCGCTCAGCCCGCCCCGGCCCAGCTTGGTGTGGAGGGTCGGGTCCGCCCCGCGCGGCAGCCGCTCGGACTCCATCCGGGCCTTCAGCCGCCGGATCTCACGGACCGCGTCCTCCCCCAGCCCCTCCGCCGGGTACCGCAGCGGATCGATCAGCTCGATGAAGTCGCGGCCCAGATCCGCGTCGCCGGCCATCGGCTGGGCCCGCAGCAGCGCCTGGCTCTCCCAGACCAGCGACCACCGCCGGTAGTACGCCTCGTACGACTTCAGCGTGCGTACCAGCGGCCCGCTCTTGCCCTCGGGACGCAGATCGGCGTCGATGATCAGCGGCGGGTCCGCGGTGGGCAGCTGGAGCAGCCTGCGCATCTCGGCGACCACCCGGTTCGCGGCCCGGCTCGCCTCGTGATCGTCGACGCCCTCGCGCGGGGCGTGGACGAACAGGACGTCCGCGTCGGAGCCGTAGCCGAGCTCCTGTCCGCCGAAGCGGCCCATGCCGATCACGGCGAACCGTGTCGGGAGCATGTCGCCCCACTCCGCGCGCACGGCGGCGCGCAGTGCCCCGGCGATCGTGACGGCGTTCAGATCGGTGACCGCGCTGCCGACCCGGTCGACGAGCGCGCCCGGATCCGCTTCGGCGGGGCTCTCCTCCCTGCCGTAGGAGCCGATGAGGTCCGCGGACGTCGTCCGGAACAGTTCGCGCCGCCGTACCCCGCGCACCACCGCCACCGCCGATTCGGCGCCGTCCGCCCGCCCCACCGCGGCCAGTACCTCCTGCTCCAGGTTTTCCCGGCTGCGCGGCTTCAGCCCCTGCGGGTCGCCGAGGATCGTCACCGCCTCGGGGGCGCGCAGCAGCAGATCGGGGGCGAGCCGGCCGGCCGACAGCACCCGGGCGAGGTTCTCCGCCGCCGCGCCCTCGTCCCGCAGCAGCCGCAGGTACCACGGGGTCTTGCCGAGCGCGTCGGACACCTTGCGGAATCCGAGCAGTCCGGCGTCCGGGTCGGCGGAGTCCGCGAACCAGCCGAGCAGCACCGGCAGCAGCGTGCGCTGGATGGCGGCCTTGCGCGAGACGCCGGACGACAGCGCCTCCAGATGCCGGAGCGCGGCGGCCGGGTCCTCGTAGCCGAGGGCTTCGAGCCGGTGCGCGGCGGCCTTGGTGCTGAGCCGGGACTCACCGGGTGCGAGTTGGGCGACGGCGTCGAGCAGCGGCCGGTAGAACAGCTTCTCGTGCAGCCGCCGCACCACGGCGGCGTGCCGCTTCCAGGCCTGGTTGAGCTCGGCGATGGGATCCGTGCGCAGGCCGAGGGAGCGGCCCAGCCGCCGCAGATCCGTCTGGTCCTCGGGGACCAGATGGGTGCGGCGCAGCCGGTAGAGCTGAATGCGGTGCTCCAGGGCGCGCAGGAAGCGGTAGGCGTCGTCCAGCTGTGCGGCGTCCACCCGTCCCACGTAACCGCCCCGGGCGAGCGCGCTGAGGGCGTCCAGGGTCGAGCCGCTGCGCAGGGTGGTGTCGTTGCGGCCGTGCACCAGCTGGAGCAGCTGTACGGCGAACTCGACGTCCCGCAGTCCGCCGGGGCCGAGCTTGATCTCGCGGTCGACCCGGTCGACGGGGATCGTGTCGATGACGCGGCGGCGCATCTTCTGCACATCGAGGACGAAGTTCTCCCGGTCGGCGGCCTGCCAGACGAGCGG
It contains:
- a CDS encoding sugar ABC transporter permease, with product MVTTIPTTRHSAPKVRMRGERSPLASTALHLTLVVASVIAVFPVLWVLLTSLKPAELATTTDFFKETTFKNYTNLIQNTKFLTWFGNSLIVAGLTTLIGVIISASTGYAVSRFRFPGKRGLMWTLLITQMFPVAVLIVPIYNIMASMGLLNQPAGLVITYLTISVPFCAWMMKGFFDTIPREIDESGQVDGLTPFGTFWRLILPLAKPGLAVTAFYSFITAWGEVAYASAFMVGEDNLTLAGGLQLFVNRYGAQWGPMTAASVLIAIPAALVFLFAQKHLVTGMSAGAVKG
- a CDS encoding carbohydrate ABC transporter permease, translated to MAVHTSQSVAKAAGDDIVARGRSRGTGNPQPPSRLRRALSTHWYAWTMVAPVVIVIGVIIGYPLVRGIYLSLTDANERNVARSIGVNHIPATYKFVGLDNYADALTGDQFLGTLGWTLVWTVSCVAITFSLGMALANILNRRIAGRSAYRMALILPWAIPGFVSVFAWRFLYNEDRGLLNKILSGAGIDGIPWLNDPTWAKLSVIAVNVWLGVPFMMVALLGGLQSIPSEHYEAAEMDGATAWQRFRHITLPGLRPVSTTVILLSTIWTFNMFPVIFLLTGGGPGDATQILVTQAYKFSFEISPRDFAQSSTWGVLILVLLLIFAAIYRRVLRTQGDDW
- a CDS encoding extracellular solute-binding protein, which encodes MRRGITATALVAALALAATACGSDDDKSNDASKSSGELSGTVTWWDTSTAGSEDKVFKKIAEGFEKKHPKVDVKYVNVPFGEAQNKFKNAAQSGSGAPDVIRSEVAWTPEFADLGYLAPLDGTPALQKADDFLKQAAASTKYKDKTYAVPQVIDSMGIFYNKKIFKAAGVEVPKTVAELKTVSKKIKDKTGNPGFYLRGDDAYWFLSFLYGEGGDMVDASSQSVTIDNPAGVKAMKVVKDLVDSGAAKTDATDGWENMQSSFKDGKVAMMINGPWAVADTYAGKEFKDKTNLGVAPVPAGSVAQGAPQGGHNLAVYAGSKNLDASYAFVDYMTSVKTQAQVTKELNLLPTRTSAYAQESVVDNEIVGFFKPVVESAVERPWIPETGSLFAPLVTEYTKVLTGQTTPEKAAKTTGDSYRKLLKGWK
- a CDS encoding LacI family DNA-binding transcriptional regulator; this encodes MTARLADIATQAGVSEATVSRVLNGKPGVAAATRESVLAALDVLGYERPVRLRRRSAGLVGLITPELENPIFPALAQVIGQALTRQGYTPVLATQTPGGSTEDELTEMLVDRGVSGIIFVSGLHADTSADMQRYEQLRAQGVPFVLVNGFSPKVQAPFISPDDRAAMRLAVTHLVSLGHTRIGLAVGPKRFVPVVRKIEGFHATMQEQLNLTPDEVEELIQHSLYTLEGGQAAASALMERGCTAVVCASDMMALGAIRAARRLSRDVPRDLSVVGYDDSPLIAFTDPPLTTIRQPVTAMGQAAVRTLLEEIGGTPAPHSEFVFMPELVVRGSTAAGPGPGAPLGAPPAQGSHAHR
- a CDS encoding phosphatase PAP2 family protein, yielding MEASPSPIVNEAAPEADTGRHGDVNRMGRLLDHGLAGLRSPRSPRRPRLWFEIALIAVSYWLYSLVRNAVPEQKAAALANADWIWSVERFLGIAVEQSINHAVNSATWLIVSMNYYYATLHFIVTIGVLVWLFRRHPGRYAAARLALFATTATALAGYYFFPLAPPRLMNGGKFIDTVMVHHTWGSMASGNFKNMSNQYAAMPSMHIGWSLWCGLTVFALASTSWVRVLGLLYPTATLLVIVSTANHFWLDAVGGMTCLAFGYAVSYAWYGALPHHLPRRIPPKATISPRLSALAVHRAKAAAGRN
- a CDS encoding bifunctional [glutamine synthetase] adenylyltransferase/[glutamine synthetase]-adenylyl-L-tyrosine phosphorylase, whose amino-acid sequence is MTTLPGRRSSTFTRLLRHGFTDPSAAERLLDLPDLSSVRSDPVLLEALGATADPDLALRGVVRLVEAEEPDERQMLLDTLVTAKPLRDRLLGVLGASEALGDHLARHPRDWQALVTYEATDLHPGVAEFEHELAGADDPDALRVAYRRCLLSIAARDVCGTTDVAETAAELADLATATLRAALAIARVATPADDAQCRLAVIAMGKCGGHELNYVSDVDVIFVAEPADGADESVAIPAATRLAAHMMRICADTTVEGTIWPVDANLRPEGRNGPLVRTLSSHLAYYQRWAKTWEFQALLKARPVAGDPALGAAYIDAVSPLVWQAADRENFVLDVQKMRRRVIDTIPVDRVDREIKLGPGGLRDVEFAVQLLQLVHGRNDTTLRSGSTLDALSALARGGYVGRVDAAQLDDAYRFLRALEHRIQLYRLRRTHLVPEDQTDLRRLGRSLGLRTDPIAELNQAWKRHAAVVRRLHEKLFYRPLLDAVAQLAPGESRLSTKAAAHRLEALGYEDPAAALRHLEALSSGVSRKAAIQRTLLPVLLGWFADSADPDAGLLGFRKVSDALGKTPWYLRLLRDEGAAAENLARVLSAGRLAPDLLLRAPEAVTILGDPQGLKPRSRENLEQEVLAAVGRADGAESAVAVVRGVRRRELFRTTSADLIGSYGREESPAEADPGALVDRVGSAVTDLNAVTIAGALRAAVRAEWGDMLPTRFAVIGMGRFGGQELGYGSDADVLFVHAPREGVDDHEASRAANRVVAEMRRLLQLPTADPPLIIDADLRPEGKSGPLVRTLKSYEAYYRRWSLVWESQALLRAQPMAGDADLGRDFIELIDPLRYPAEGLGEDAVREIRRLKARMESERLPRGADPTLHTKLGRGGLSDVEWTVQLMQMQHGWAEPGLRTTRTREALAAAAAAELISHEDAQTLDEAWVLATRVRNAVMLVRGRPGDTFPSVPRELTAVGRYLGYEPGHVGDMLDDYRRTTRRARAVVDERFYGA